From Pseudorasbora parva isolate DD20220531a chromosome 14, ASM2467924v1, whole genome shotgun sequence:
ACACACTCATTAGCCGACGCTTTCGATGGATTATTCTTTCATTTCACTGCTATCGCTTTCCTGTGAGAGAACAAATTATCTCATGGTCTCTTACGTATTATTGTCTATATTCAGGTACATGTAAAGGAAAAGTAATTTAGCTCAGATTTAAGTTAGCCATGTGACGACTATAAGAGTGAGTCTCGCAAAACCAATGTGTAGAGtatatttcaccccaaaatctaaataaaaaaatattaaagtatattttacatCAAGAAAATGAAGGTTATTTTAGAACTATTAAAATATGTTGTATTGTGTCCAGTATTTCCCTCATTACTCTAATGCACTCCGACAAATGATTCTTATACTAAATAAAATGCTGTAATAATTCCAAccttaaagccacaatatgtcaTTTTTTCTGCGCTAGaattcattattcaaaacaatgtttgGTTTGATGATGCCTGGATTTcgcagagcttttattatgccccAGACAAGCCCATTCGCTTCTTCTGCTCAAACGTATGTGGGATAACGTAGTGCTTAtctatcatattagatacatttgagtgttttgaaagttgttttaacgttactctgtgcattcactCGGTGGCTACTATGAGACATTTTTTCACATTACAGTGAGTTAGATCAATGGTAAAACAAGGTActcgcggtaaatcaagaaaaccagatttaaacaataagactaactgtgttgagcaaTATAACAATCATTAGTTTTCTGCCATgacctggttaaaattgctaacttctttttaaacattcttggaaacatctgagataatgtaagtacacaagtcaacaaaagaTATAATGTTATTCTAGTGGCtttgggatattttaatccaaaaatcatacatattgtgcctttaaacgCTGTCAAATCATTGTGAAACCTATTTTCTTGATAATGAAGCAATGCACAACCTACAAATCACATATCAGTCCATTCATatagcacacatacacacacacacctaacacCACTAATCATCGACTCATCCACTGACACACTGGCCACACCTATGATACTCTTGAAATAGTCAAACCTATGACTCACAGTAACGGCAGTTTATCTCTGTTTATCTAAATGTTTCATCTTATTTATTTCTGCTGGAGTTGCTATTAATTGCATTTCCCAGAACACAAGTAACATGGGATTTGTAGGTGTAAATAAAGGTGCAGTCAGGTCGGATTATGGAAATGATGTGTTAGTAAGGCAGAGGAAGTCCTATATTTAACCGACCTGAAATAAGCTGCCTATCTATAGGTCTCTCTTGAGTTAATGGCTTTAGCCATATACGTGTGACGTTTACATAACATTAAAGATAGTGACGTTTAAAACTCTCACAAAGTACATATACAATATTTACCAATAAAATCTATGGCTTCCTGGAAGTGTGAGCTGATGTCCGCTGTGTGACTGTCCTCCACCGGGATCCATTTGTAGTCAAACTGTCCTTTGGTGGGCCGAGAGTCCCTGCGTGAGACGTTCAGCAGTGCTGTTATGCGGAGGTCACTGAGATAGTCCTGTCTGCAGGCGTGATAGGCACTGCCCAGGTACAGGAAAGGCAAGATCTCCACCGGCCGTCCCTGAAGAATGACAATAGCACACAGATATCAGAACTGAAACTCTCAGGGAAGACCAACAGGTGGTGTACAGGCACTGTTTGAAAGGTCAGACATAAAAGGACCTCAGATGTCCGCCGGGTGTCTTTGAACGCTTGACTTTTGGGTAGACGGATGGTTGTCAACAAGCCATATAGCCTCACatttgtacatatatatatatatatatatatatatatatatatatatatatatatatatatatatatatatatatatatatataaaataaagcattggCCTGTTCTCTGTATTTCGAATCAGATTTGAGGGGGAGTTGTTGCAGAAACTCCCCCAGTTAAGGGGAAGTGGTTTCAATGGAAGTGGGTTAAAAAGAGGAAATGACAGCATGCTTTCTTTTCTCTTACCTGATCATAGTCTGGTTTGTGGTGAGAACCCAATTTGTCACAGTGACTGCTGACGCCTCTTTCGCTTTTGTCTTCACTCGGGTCCACAGACTTGGTTTCAGTGCAAAGCTCGGGGTAATGGGAATGGAAGTTCTCGTAGCCTCCTGCAATGAGAAATGCACCCTTATTATGAGTTGTCAAGGACTGTTGAGTCGTTCGCCTTATCAAGAGCTTCTCGTGTAGCAGTTCAAGCTGATCAGAGTGTGAGAAGCAAAAAGCAAATCCCAGCAACAAAGGGAGAGCGCTGGAGCTGTTTTCTTCTTATCAAAATCTCCTGCACATTTTTTAATAAGCCAATTTGAAATCCATGTACGTTTGAATCACTGAAAGGAGTAATAATATGTTATGGTATAGCTATAAATATTACTGTGTTGGTTCTCATACTTCCCTCTCTGACTCATCCGTCCTTTGACGCACAATGAGAATGTATCTCTTGAAAACCAGATAAAAGCATGATCTGCTGTATCAAACTAAAAAACTATTAATTCAACAGCATAACGATGAATGTTAAACGTCAATGTAAAATTTTAGGTGTTATAGGCcaatgtaataaaaatgtatgatttaaatgtaacttattatttattctaatttactttttttttataaataggctatatatGTTAATCtttatttagtatttatttacttttagcCAGGATTCTAAATTGATTTATTTAGTCTAAAGACTTTAATGAAATGAgaaattagcctatatatatatatatatatatatatatatatatatatatatatatatatatatatatatatatatatatataatccaaAATGTATAGCCTATAGCCTATTAGTTTCATTATTAAAATGTCTATTCTTCCGTTGGCCTATAATTATGTCCGTATAAATCAGAGAATTTaagaattataaaaataaatatattacgatataattattattattattattattaattggtTTTGCTTTGTCCTGACACCATCAGTCTAAATGTATAGCCTACGGTAGGCTGCATACAAATGAAAcgagtttaaaatattttaacacattattttgagaaaaaaatgaacattcttCACTCACCTTTTAGGAAGCAGATGCTCGCGCTACTCGCCAAGTGCGACAAAGTATTAATGACAATCTGAGCAATACTgtcttttttcagtttttgtaaATGAGGTGTGCGGTCGTCCAGAGCCACGACTGCGGAGATGCTGCCCTCccggagccgaaacaaagcttCCTCGTCCGGGATGACGAACTGCAGAGGTACGGGACCGCCGCGGGACCTCCGCACCACCACCGAATTCAAGTTCACATTGACGGAGCCTCTGATGCTCGAGCTGGAGAAGGAGAAGTACGGTCTACAGTCCACAATGAGACAACTTCCACACTCCTTCCGTAGGATCTTCCTCAGGCGACGGCAGTCTATGCTGGAGACCTTCATGTTGATGCGATAAAGTGAAATGTGGAGGACTGCTTTTATTTGGATGTGGATGTTTCAGGGGTGTAGGTTGCCTACTAAACCCTGCGTACTGCGCCTGAGTCTACATTTCCTCCAAGGGGATTCCGTAGGATCTGTTTTATATGAATGGAACCTCCGGCGCTTGACGTCACGAACCATAAATGGACACACCGACACGAGAGCGCGCCTACGTTCTGTTGACTAAACCCGCCCTCAGCTGAAAGTGTGATAGAAACGAATTCTGAACATTTAAATCATCGCTTCATCACGGCACTGCACGTCGTGTCATTTCTTGTAATTCCAATCCATTTTCCTTTaattaaataacatttgaaaatatttaaaagagATAGGCTATGTGGGCTTGAAGCCCATTCACATCAATAACTaagacaactttaaaggcacattatgtagcctatgtaagatttttggattaaaacaGCCAAAACCCACTAAAcaatgtttatgttttgttgacTTGTCTTTCATTatcttagcctgacgtggtcaattctagtcagaatatgagtctgataccatagacagtaaaagaaatggacagagcgttcccattgacttcaatggccGAAAAGGAGGCCAATCaggaggcactcacttcctgatggctgagtgtactgcgcaggctcagactgagcttgacgacgtagatgtgaggtgagcctcctgtctgacagttgtaagtcttctagtagttgtggaaagtgaaatctgaatcacgttgtttaaatattttctcccgttgcttttggctcactatcggcttctccccattcttctcctttgactttatcagactttatgtttccacgtccccccgactgcctcatagacagtaaaagattgcctgcgagcgtctcctcctgtctatacggtaatttctcaactgtgcgacagagtcgcgttggttatgacgcaatcgttagcctatttttacaaaaacagcttctactacggggcgatagtgtaagatacaaggtaatggagccttttatgcattgtcgtgtttctttagaaataaacaatgcacaaatggagtctttaaatgcctcagatgtaaagttattcactgtcaaagtgattcaaaaatgaatgggagtcaatgggatactaacagcaggtgatggcttggttagcaatggccgcccccatgggtggaacgctttctgagtgctagattacccccttgtctgatactgctccattgggctgtgattatggggtgtttcaaccgaaccaggaaagacctcgattggatagaccaacaaccaatcagagcaacgaagcgacgtattatgttagttgtcaaatgtcgacagagctcaactgcactgtgttgccaaatccgcgggttgaagcgactattatgtgatatttagacccatgagtgcgaattttagcaggcaaccttgccaaaattgCCCTTGCCCTTAACGTCCCCATGAAATCAAAGTGGAAGTCTCttggcttttagtatgaatGTTAGTCTTACTGTTAAGCTAGTGTACTCCAAAGCAAAATGTgcatttagaagatataagcattcaaaatagTCTCTCATTCCCGCCAGTATGATTTCTatgacatcactctgcacttcagtttctcatcagattttctgtcctAGAATCGGAAGCCCCGCCCCCGCCTCCTCTGATGCTCTCTAGAATCGGAAGCCCCGCCCCCTATAAACAGACAGTAAAGCTGTGGCTAAATTCGGTGAATGgcacatagtgcactatataagggatagggatcgattcagacagtgtgaataagctttccattgggGTGAATGAGGTTTGGACGCTGCAGTTTTGTCGTCTGccgctttaaatgctcaagTTCTTTAAACCAGAATGGATTCTGGTTGAAAACAATCGTTCCAATCAATCTATGCTGTTATGATTATAGTTGTGGGGTGGACTTTCTCattaaaactttatagttaTCATACTTTTTGGGCCTTTTATATTAGATCTCTACCAGTTAGTCTATATATACTAAATTAAGCATGCATCAAAACAGACATCAAATCAATGAATAACATTTTCTTGGCAACGCTGGTGAAAAGCAAGTTGCACGTAATAAACTTCCGCTTCACTCTATCCACCTGCCCTATATCCGTTCTTCATAATCCCACAACCCCTAATACGATTATACTTTACCTTCGTCACCATGCAGCCAAGGAAATATACAACAGACCTTTGTTTTCACTCACCGTGTACATGTACACTGCATCAGATTGCGCAACATAAtcaaaatattgtcttattaGCTTATGAGTAATGGTTTTCACTGGTACGAGGGCCCAAcatttcccagaatgcatcCCACTGCGAGGAGAgcaagtgtgtatgtgtgtttgtgtgtgacagGAAGAGCAGGCAGTTGGAGGATTACTGTGGCAGGCCGTCACCCATATGGCCCTGTGTAATCTCTcggctgatgacatcactgtgtGTTGGGGTAACACACGACCCCCCTCACACTCGAAAATGAACAGCAAAATACAGGCTGGGAGGCGAAAATCATGAGTGTTTTTATGTAACTGTGTGTACGTGAGTGAGTGTTTAAAGGAGGAGGATGCATTAGTCTGAATTATCTGTCACAGGATTGCCtgagttttatttttcataatatatttctatttagctttaatttacatgtatttcagttttagtcatttcagtacttaattttttttttttcagtcgaAATTTCATTTAAGTTTGTCctctaatattttttattttatttcagctttattttaagtgatgaaaatatcattcatatttgtaatagttttagtaaataataacaacattatGGAAGCCCATATCCGCCACATACAAATAAATCATGCTTTTGTAAATCTTAATAATTATGACATTAAAAGTCCAAATTATGAAATACGAAGTCACAATTAtgagaataaaaaatataaattatgacATTAGAAGTCCAAATTATAAGATACTAAGTCATAAATATGAAAtactaagtcataattatgaggataaaaaatataaattatgacataaaaagtcaaaaatatgagATACAGtcaaaaatatgacaaaaaagtcatatttgagaTAACGTCGAAATAACCACATCCTAAGTCATAGTTATGAGACATAAGTCGTTATAATGAAATTCTAAGctaaataagatatttttttagaaaagtagaaatgatgaatgaaaatttttgactttttttttttttttttgaatgtgaggttttatatatattttatttataacagtttttacataaacataaaacaaataaaaatcttacaaaatgtattaaaaaatattatgcaaatttttgactttttaagtcattatataaaatgttataaaatgttatgttaagaattatgagataaagttGAAATTGACAGAAATTCATAATTGAGATTTTGTTGTTGACGTTGAAGTTACGACATACTAAGTTGTATTTATGAGATAAAGTTGAGagaaagtcataattatgaaatACTAAGATATATTGTAAgatttaaaaaactaaaaaaactgctaaagtcataattttgttattatgacataaaacgtcataattatgagataaaattgAAGTTACGACAGTCATAATCATGAAATAAAGCTGAGATTATACtgagtcataattatgagataaaagatcgaaattatgagaaaaaaaggttgaaattatgagataaataGCCCAAATTAGGATTTCGATTAAAAAATATACCACGGCAAATTATTGTACCATGTAAGGGTCTGTCTCATTTTAGAAGGCCTTAATACAACATTCCTGTACATTGATTTTCTTCTCCCTGTGTGAGTCATTCTCTTTCTTCTCTATTTTATCCACAGCATGAGTGTGCGTGTATAAAATGCCTTCCTGATGTATGTACGTCGTAggataaaaaaatcacaatggAACCCACATGAGCTTTTTGCTCTAGACACAGATGCAGGTGCTTCCTGGCATCCTGACAGAAATTCCTCGCTGACCGATGCATTTCTTAATATATACCGTCAATGATGTATCAGTGCACACACACTCTTCCATAAAGAGCCTTCACACTAATCTAATATATGTGCACTGAGGGCACCTGGTAGGCCCTGCCCCCatgctgatgatgatgaagatgatgacgATGACGGGGTTAAACATCTGAATTCCTAGACTTACAGCTGTGTGCCGGTAAAATAGTGGGTCACATTATGACACACACAGTAAACCATCTTAGCTGATCAATAACAGACACTCAAGAGTAGTGTGAGATGAAAAAGCAGGGGCATTACAAGACTTTCAGAACATTAAATGTTCCAGGAGCTTGAACAAGTTCCAGGAACACCACGTTTTACATTTCGACTAACACGGCTGCCTGCTTTAATGGCTCATATGTTTGAAATTTCGCACATTGCGTCAGGTCAAACTGaagacatttaatttatttgaaaatgttcacTGCCAAAAAAACTCGCTCACTTGTGCTTCTTAAAGTTGGGCTCATTCCTAAAGCACAGGCCTGAGTCACACAACACACCCTTCTGACTGTATTACTGATCATTCTAATGTCACAATGCTACAGGGcatggaaagagagagagagagagataaatgTACCTCGCCTTCTCTATTCAGAAGAACAAAGCGGCTGTAGTTAGAAGCAGTAAAAATAGCACAGACTCCAGGTGCTCGCAGACGGTGTCTGAACGAGAAACCACATCGCGGTCTGCGCCTCAGCGTGTGTCTATTTTCTGTCACATCATGTGTGGGAAATATTCAGTTTACAGCCGACTTTGAAAGCTGTGTCTTCTTACATGGATTCAAATAGACAGTTTCAGAATTATATTATTGTGttagtgttattattatttaggtaTTCCTAGTAGCTCTGTTTTACTCAGCCAACAGGGATGTTCTCAGAACTTTGGCTAATGCTCTggcaaggttctctcaaagttattgTAGCAACGTTCAAATAGGGAAGAAGTAGCCAGGAACCGGCGTATGATCAACTTAAAACtcgtccccgacccgggtcgaattctgtaatcaatgccgggacgtggttgctttcacacagaaggcgacccggcaatgttccgggaatattgcgggtccgacgtgcagtgtgaaaggggcttgtgAGTATCAAGACCGGTGTGATGCCCATTGACACTCGCAACACCAGCCGTGGTCCATTCCCACGGCTTTCGGCCCGCCCTGCTTGCTACAGGGGTGTACCCTTGAGACTGCAATCTACCCTCCATGGTGGCCGCAGCACCTGGGGTAAGGACAGATGAGGCAAGAAAAAAGGAGACGGAAGGATGAGGAATGAAAGAGGGGAGAGTCTCAGGCCTCTCCAGCCTCAGCAAATGGTCCACTCTCTCCTGGATGGCAGCCGCCTTCCACAACCCAGGTGGATGGCACGGACGATATTAATAATACTTTGTTAgatttatatagagcttttctaggcactcaaagcattttacatatagaagggggtaggcttgggcggtaatacggtaaaatggtataccgcgggatctaaaaatagcaacggtatcagtttcaataccgtcaaaccgtcaaaaaaaacaaaaaacagatcaacttacatattgctgatcaacaattaattattaaatatttaatacattgaactaattaaactatttacatattaaatactatttatttattaaatgcctaaatatgtgtatgcgttgttgtgacagcgtggatgagagagagagagagagaggggaaaagacGGCGAGTGACTGAGTTATTATCGAAAAAGAACAcaacttctgcagtttggaagtattttgggttttgacagtaaatacagacgaggcaatttgcaaattgtgcaacaaaaagatgaccgcgagagatggaaataccttGAACCTAAGGACGCATATCCGAAACCACCATCCTCACTGATGCGTGGATGAAAAACCGAGCGCACCCTCGgactatgctgtaatattgccgaagccttttgtcacacagctggcaatgtaagcaataagcatgaactccacaaaaatcaagtggacatgggactcacaaaaaaaaatgtcaattgtctgacaattgtctcataacggtaagcataaaacgtgcagagagtttctcaggggcaggggctcaaatgtaaaaaataaaataaaaatataggcctattttatatatatatatatatatatatatatatatatatatatatatatatatatatatatatatatatatatatatatatatatatatatatatatatatatatatatatataagccaagccaacagtttgttgacgctgtctgagccttacatcataatgttttaattattcacggtaataccgtataccgaggtaaaatagggaggaggtttgacggtatcaaaatttggataccgcccaagcctagaagggggaagaaactcctcaaccaccaccaatgtgcagcatccacctggatgatgcgatggcagccatattgcgccagaacgctcaccacacacaccagctgattggtggagaggaagccaagtgatgaagccaatcagtagAGGGAGATAATTAGGAggtcatgatggacagaggccaatgggcaaatgtggccaggatgctggggttacaccctactctttatcgaaggacatattaggatttttaacgaccacagagggTCAGGaactcggtttaacgtctcatctgaaggacggtggGGGACTGCGCTCTAGTAactaccccccaccccccagcACAGCTGCAGCACCTAGCGGTGAGGACAGATGAGGCCAGAGAAAATGAGACGGAAGTATGAGGGGTGAcagagaggggaaaaaagtctTGGTCCGGTTTCCAAATTGCACTGCCATCCAGTCCTCCACTAGCTGAGTGAACTACTCCGCAATGCCTGGTGGTGTCGCAGGATACCCCTCAGTGGATGGTCCTCTAACTCCTCTGATGCCTGGTGTTGGCATAGTATACCCCTCAGTGGACGGTCCTCTAACTCCTCTGATGCCTGGTGGTGGCATAGTATACCTCTCAGTGGACGGTCCTCTGACTCCTCTGATGCCTGGTTTTGGTGCAGGATACCCCTCAGTGGACGGTCCACTAACTCCTCTGATGCCTGGTGGTGGTGCAGGATACCCCTCAGTGGACAGTCCTCTGACTCCTCTGATGCCTGGTGGTGGCGCAGGATACCCCTCAGTGGACGGTCCTCTGACTCCTCTGATGCCTGGTGGTGGTGCAGGATACCCCTCAGTGGACAGTCCTCTGACTCCTCTGATGCCTGGTGGTGGCGCAGGATACCCCTCAGTGGACGGTCCTCTGACTCCTCTGATGCCTGGTGGTGGCGATGGCTCCTCTGGCTCCGGGAAGCCGCAGAGAGAGTCCCCCGCTTCCAGCAAACGGTGGCGACTCCTCCACTCCCTATCAGTCAGAAGCCACCCCTCCACAGCCCAGGTGGATGCCTGTGAGTTTGTCCATCCCCCGGCAAGTCACGCCAGCCCACCGCCTCAGACGCACATGATGCTCATCTCGATGACACCGCCGGATTCCCACACCGCCGACGACTCTTTGACAGCTTATTCCTCCTTTCTGGTTTCGGTACCAACGTAGCAACTTTCAAAGCTCAGGAAAGAAGGAGGTGGGTACTCTCTCGTCTTGCACTGTcatcacacacacttttatccTTCCAGAGCTCCTCCGTAAGACTCAAGGCTGGTGTACagcgcaggtgacgctcattaaCACTCGCGCCACTATCCTCACTCCATTCCCACGGCTCTCGGCCACACCCTGCTTGCCACAGTTAtgaacaaacattcttccagtaATGTTTATAGAACAACTAAGTAACTTTGTTCAAAGTTATCTGGTATTAATGTTCTCAAACacaaaaactttatttattgttgATATAAATAagtagtaacatttaaaaaatgttaaatgaacaTCCAAAGGCATTCCCAAAATGATGGcaaaatgataaaatgcagtgtaacattaacattcacatagTCAAGAAAAAAAACTGGATGTTTTGAAC
This genomic window contains:
- the dusp5 gene encoding dual specificity protein phosphatase 5, giving the protein MKVSSIDCRRLRKILRKECGSCLIVDCRPYFSFSSSSIRGSVNVNLNSVVVRRSRGGPVPLQFVIPDEEALFRLREGSISAVVALDDRTPHLQKLKKDSIAQIVINTLSHLASSASICFLKGGYENFHSHYPELCTETKSVDPSEDKSERGVSSHCDKLGSHHKPDYDQGRPVEILPFLYLGSAYHACRQDYLSDLRITALLNVSRRDSRPTKGQFDYKWIPVEDSHTADISSHFQEAIDFIERVKEKGGKVLVHCEAGISRSPTICMAYIMKTQRLQLEQAFEVIRKRRAIISPNFSFMGQLLQFESEVVSSTPPSVTPAAQETPTFFSGDFTIETESFKSSVFTFPTSFLTPMPIQPSVHQFKLSPITALP